Proteins from a single region of Salipiger sp. H15:
- a CDS encoding sarcosine oxidase subunit alpha family protein, producing MSTRLASGGRFLDRSRKIRFTFDGVSMSAHPGDTLASALLANDRLLVGRSFKYHRPRGVVASGAEEPNALVGLGTGPRFEPNQRATTTELFDGLTAESQNCWPSLEQDLGAVNAALARFLPAGFYYKTFLWPRAFWKHLYEPVIRRAAGLGKAPHPESRDSDSYEHFNVHVDVLVVGGGVAGLMAAKVAAESGAQVLLIEQGAQWGGRAPVDGGSIDGMAPETWVEKTLAELDALPNLRRVARCMGAAVHDHGYVLGYERLTDHAPGTIGPRHRLWRIRAKRIVTATGAIERPLSFAGNDVPGVMLASAMRDYVVNYGVTPGQKVVLVTNNDDAYRTALVLHEAGVEVVRVLDARPMGGGRLMEMVREKGIRVDPGRAVARVSGGQRVRTVHSCLADGMGNVLEDIPCDALGMSGGWSPVVHLWSHCGGKLRWDEAGAFFRPDAARPPSGADGLANVIPAGAANGELTLRNVLHDAANAGNNAALQVSREVGEIVAPEGEDFAEAPLLPLWIVPARATPDLRMKAFLDYQNDVKVSDLQLAAREGYESVEHAKRYTTLGMATDQGKLSNINGLAVLSDALGEAIPQVGTTTFRPPYTPISFGAITGEARGELFQPLRRTPMDAWHDANGALWEPVGHWRRPYCYRRPGETTEMAVNREILATRRSLGLLDASTLGKIVVKGPDAGRFLDMLYTNLMSTLPIGKCRYGLMCSENGFLIDDGVVVRLAEDTWLCHTTTGGADRIHAHMEDWLQCEWFDWRVYTANVTEQYAQVAVVGPQARRLLEKLGGMDVSKEALPFMTFAEGTLGGFPARVYRISFSGELSYEVAVPAHLGRAFWGRLLDLGAEWDVTPYGTEALHVMRAEKGFIMIGDETDGTVIPQDLNLGWAISKKKDDYLGKRAQERAHMADPRRWKLVGLETADGGVLPTGALALAPGRNANGQRNTQGRVTSSYFSPTLGRGIAMALVLDGPQRMGEELSFTTDDYDPADEAKTTLTATIVSPVFYDPEGARNDA from the coding sequence ATGAGTACCCGTCTGGCCAGCGGCGGCCGCTTCCTCGACCGTTCGCGCAAGATCCGCTTCACCTTCGACGGCGTGTCGATGAGCGCCCATCCCGGCGACACGCTCGCTTCGGCGCTGCTCGCCAATGACCGGCTGCTGGTCGGGCGCAGCTTCAAGTACCACCGCCCGCGCGGGGTGGTCGCCTCGGGCGCCGAGGAGCCGAACGCCCTCGTGGGTCTCGGCACCGGTCCGCGCTTCGAGCCAAACCAGCGCGCCACCACGACCGAGCTCTTCGACGGGCTCACCGCCGAGAGCCAGAACTGCTGGCCGAGCCTCGAGCAGGACCTCGGCGCGGTGAACGCGGCGCTGGCGCGCTTCCTGCCGGCAGGGTTCTACTACAAGACCTTCCTCTGGCCGCGCGCCTTCTGGAAGCACCTCTACGAGCCGGTGATCCGCCGCGCCGCGGGGCTCGGCAAGGCGCCGCACCCGGAAAGCCGCGACTCCGACAGCTACGAGCATTTCAACGTCCACGTCGACGTGCTGGTGGTGGGCGGCGGCGTCGCCGGGCTCATGGCCGCCAAGGTCGCGGCCGAGAGCGGCGCGCAGGTGCTGCTGATCGAGCAGGGCGCGCAATGGGGCGGCCGCGCGCCGGTGGATGGCGGCAGCATCGACGGCATGGCGCCCGAGACCTGGGTCGAGAAGACCCTCGCCGAGCTCGACGCGCTGCCGAACCTGCGCCGCGTCGCGCGCTGCATGGGCGCGGCGGTGCACGATCATGGCTACGTGCTGGGCTACGAACGGCTCACCGACCACGCGCCGGGAACAATCGGCCCGCGTCACCGGCTCTGGCGCATCCGTGCCAAGCGCATCGTCACAGCCACCGGCGCGATCGAGCGCCCGCTCAGCTTTGCCGGCAATGATGTGCCCGGGGTGATGCTGGCCTCGGCGATGCGCGACTACGTGGTGAATTACGGCGTGACCCCCGGCCAGAAGGTCGTGCTGGTGACCAACAACGACGACGCCTATCGCACCGCTTTGGTGCTGCACGAGGCGGGGGTCGAGGTGGTGCGCGTGCTCGACGCGCGGCCGATGGGCGGCGGCAGGCTGATGGAGATGGTGCGCGAGAAGGGCATCCGCGTCGATCCCGGCCGGGCCGTCGCACGCGTCAGCGGCGGGCAGCGGGTACGCACCGTGCACAGCTGCCTCGCCGACGGCATGGGCAACGTGCTCGAGGACATTCCCTGCGACGCGCTCGGCATGTCGGGCGGCTGGTCGCCGGTCGTGCACCTCTGGTCCCACTGCGGCGGCAAGCTGCGCTGGGACGAGGCTGGCGCCTTCTTCCGCCCCGATGCCGCGCGGCCGCCCTCCGGTGCGGACGGGCTGGCCAACGTGATCCCCGCGGGTGCCGCGAACGGCGAGTTGACGTTGAGGAACGTTCTTCACGACGCTGCAAACGCAGGGAACAACGCCGCTCTTCAAGTTTCGCGTGAAGTTGGCGAAATTGTGGCACCCGAGGGCGAGGACTTCGCCGAGGCGCCGCTGCTGCCGCTCTGGATCGTGCCCGCCCGAGCGACGCCCGACCTGCGGATGAAGGCCTTCCTCGACTACCAGAACGACGTGAAGGTCTCGGACCTGCAACTGGCCGCGCGCGAGGGCTACGAGAGCGTCGAGCACGCCAAGCGCTACACCACGCTCGGCATGGCGACGGATCAGGGCAAGCTCAGCAATATCAACGGGCTTGCGGTGCTTTCTGATGCATTGGGTGAAGCCATTCCGCAGGTCGGCACCACCACCTTCCGGCCGCCCTACACGCCGATCTCCTTCGGCGCGATCACCGGCGAGGCACGGGGCGAGCTGTTCCAGCCGCTGCGCCGCACGCCGATGGACGCCTGGCACGACGCCAACGGCGCGCTCTGGGAGCCGGTGGGCCACTGGCGCAGGCCCTATTGCTACCGCCGCCCGGGCGAGACCACCGAGATGGCGGTGAACCGCGAGATCCTCGCGACCCGCCGCAGCCTCGGCCTGCTCGACGCCTCGACGCTGGGCAAGATCGTGGTGAAGGGGCCGGACGCGGGCCGGTTCCTCGACATGCTCTATACCAACCTGATGAGCACGCTGCCGATCGGGAAATGCCGCTACGGGCTCATGTGCTCGGAGAACGGCTTCCTGATCGACGACGGCGTCGTGGTGCGGCTCGCCGAGGACACATGGCTCTGCCACACCACCACCGGCGGCGCCGACCGCATCCATGCCCACATGGAAGATTGGTTGCAATGTGAATGGTTTGACTGGCGAGTTTACACCGCCAACGTGACCGAGCAATACGCGCAGGTCGCGGTGGTCGGCCCGCAGGCGCGCAGGCTGCTGGAAAAGCTCGGCGGGATGGATGTCAGCAAGGAGGCGCTGCCCTTCATGACCTTTGCCGAGGGCACGCTCGGCGGTTTCCCGGCGCGGGTCTACCGCATCTCCTTCTCGGGCGAGCTGAGCTACGAGGTGGCGGTTCCGGCGCATCTCGGCCGGGCCTTCTGGGGGCGGCTTCTGGATCTGGGCGCCGAGTGGGACGTCACGCCCTACGGCACCGAGGCGCTGCACGTGATGCGCGCCGAGAAGGGCTTCATCATGATCGGCGACGAGACCGACGGCACGGTGATCCCGCAGGACCTGAACCTCGGCTGGGCGATCTCGAAGAAGAAGGACGACTACCTCGGCAAGCGCGCGCAGGAGCGGGCGCACATGGCCGACCCGAGGCGCTGGAAGCTGGTCGGGCTCGAGACCGCCGACGGCGGGGTGCTGCCGACGGGCGCGCTTGCGCTGGCGCCGGGACGCAACGCCAACGGCCAGCGCAACACGCAAGGCAGGGTGACCTCGTCCTACTTCTCGCCGACTCTGGGTCGCGGCATCGCCATGGCGCTGGTGCTCGACGGGCCGCAGCGCATGGGCGAGGAACTGAGCTTCACCACCGACGACTACGATCCCGCCGACGAGGCGAAAACCACGCTCACGGCGACCATCGTGAGCCCGGTCTTCTACGATCCCGAGGGGGCAAGGAACGATGCCTGA
- a CDS encoding sarcosine oxidase subunit delta, with protein sequence MLILTCPCCGIEAAEIELAPGGEAHLKRFGPGSSDAELEGYLFNRHAAKGPVLERWRHAYGCGKWFLAARDSVTMEVYGTYSARLPEPPAEIIARIRTRHPDWQVPA encoded by the coding sequence ATGCTGATCCTCACCTGTCCCTGCTGCGGCATCGAGGCCGCCGAGATCGAGCTCGCCCCCGGCGGCGAGGCGCATCTGAAGCGCTTCGGCCCCGGCAGCAGCGATGCCGAGCTCGAGGGCTACCTCTTCAACCGCCATGCGGCCAAGGGCCCGGTGCTCGAGCGCTGGCGCCACGCCTATGGCTGCGGCAAGTGGTTCCTCGCCGCCCGCGACAGCGTGACCATGGAGGTCTACGGCACCTACAGCGCGCGCCTGCCCGAGCCGCCCGCCGAGATCATCGCGCGCATTCGCACGCGCCACCCGGACTGGCAGGTCCCGGCATGA